In Carya illinoinensis cultivar Pawnee chromosome 7, C.illinoinensisPawnee_v1, whole genome shotgun sequence, the following are encoded in one genomic region:
- the LOC122315219 gene encoding uncharacterized protein LOC122315219: MSWYGRSLFGGGSRTAGGVASVANAKELSKASYASESNQVSRPVMIDAEGRKMPVIVCTSNQSEQSYLVETIEPIRTPLVSEYTHGSPPKADPVKNYGNGYSPPTKAEPVEDYVRDDDNQRRHSSPARDRPREVEVFLNKVQTEAMRRPSRSAWAPATPRNDTKLDTPTSDIATAMENLKEGARGLSVTNVPPQSRYNIPLSTGPKRDTYSDTIDSSVRRYGNLNISSRPRTTGDTYDSREAAKRYGGASIA, encoded by the exons ATGTCTTGGTATGGACGTTCTCTGTTTGGAGGCGGCAGCCGCACCGCTGGTGGAGTTGCATCAGTTGCCAATGCCAAGGAACTGAGCAAAGCAAGCTACGCCTCGGAATCTAATCAAGTGAGCCGGCCTGTCATGATTGATGCTGAGGGAAGGAAAATGCCAGTCATCGTGTGCACTTCCAACCAAAGTGAGCAGAGCTATCTGGTTGAAACAATAGAGCCTATCCGCACACCTTTGGTCTCAGAATATACACATGGCTCACCACCAAAGGCTGATCCGGTGAAAAACTATGGGAACGGATATAGCCCCCCAACAAAGGCAGAGCCAGTGGAAGATTACGTACGTGATGATGACAACCAGCGGAGGCATTCGAGTCCTGCTCGTGATCGCCCTCGAGAAGTTGAGGTCTTCCTCAACAAAGTCCAGACTGAAG CTATGCGTAGGCCAAGTCGTTCAGCATGGGCGCCTGCAACACCAAGAAATGATACCAAACTCGACACACCTACATCTGATATTGCCACAGCCATGGAGAATTTGAAGGAAGGGGCAAGGGGTTTATCTGTCACCAATGTGCCTCCACAGTCCCGGTACAATATACCACTCTCAACAGGGCCAAAAAGAGATACCTATTCAGACACCATTGACAGCAGTGTAAGGCGGTATGGCAACTTGAATATATCATCTCGGCCGCGAACCACTGGTGACACTTACGACAGTAGAGAGGCTGCTAAGAGGTATGGCGGTGCAAGTATTGCTTGA